TTATCCATTCCAACTATAGCATCCGTCTCGCCCCCTTTAAGTGCCTGACGGTAGAAATCCCGATGCCGGGAAGACGCCGCCAACCAACTTTCCAACATCTCCCGTTCCTCCCCGGACAACTCGCCCCGAAAACTTTTCGAAATCACATCCCAATCAATATGTATATTTTCTTTTTCCATTATTTTTCATCTTCATTACACCCTAAAGACAAACTCCCTCTTCAAAATGTTTACAAGAAAACGAATTATTTTTCAAAAAAATGTTCACACCTCGGCATACTAACATTTATTACACTGGAAATAAACAAATTATATCGCAACAAATATTTTACATTACAAACCATTCGCACCCCTAAAAATACTCATTCCTCATGGATTCGATACCCTGTTACATGGTTGTCACTCGACAAATAGGCGACAATCAGGCGTCGTCGCCGCCCATTCGCCGCCTAGTCGCCCGCTTATAGCCGCCATTTTAAGGAAAGAAAAGGATATTTAACTTGACAAACGGTCATTTGTATCGTATCTTTATTCTCCTATTTAGCAAACAATACAAATAAAACAAGAGAGACATAGGCAATTATTAACAAGAACAAAGTTATGGTAGAAATTAAATCCGGTCTATTAAAAGATGCCCACGGGCGACACGATGGAATGGTCATATACCACAAAAGAGGAAAAACGTTCGGTCGTAAACTTCCCTCGTATGACGGTAATGTAGATTCTCCAATCCGGGCACGGCAAAATGCACGGTTATCGTCGGTGGTCACGCTTTATCAATCCGTGAAGAACACTTTCCTCGTTTACTCGTGGAACAGGGAAGCGAACAACAGAGACATTTCCTCCGGTTACAACCTTTTCGTCAAGGAAAATATCAACGCTTTTGACACGGATTACAATGTCGGAGATTTCGCTTTATTAAAATTTACCCTGGGAGATTTACAAACCCCCTTTCAATTCAGGCAACAAGAGGCTCCGGAAGGAATACTCTCAATTACCTGGGATACCGCCCCGTGGATTTGTGACCGCAGAAATAAGGATGAACTCGTACTTGCGGTAATTTACGACAACGAACCATTTCGGGTACAAATCATCGAAAACACGGGAATCACCCGGAATGACGGGATAGCCAATATTCTCCTCGACCAAACGAATGCCACAGAAGCCCACATCTACACCTTCTTCACAAATGCAGACAGGGACTCATTCTCGAATAGCCTTTACTACAAGATAAAATTGAAGTAACCCCTATTATCCTATCTGAAATCCAAAATTTTAAATCTAAAATCAGTATGGCTATCATTCATTCACATATTTTCGATAACGCATCCGGTTCCGTGGGGAACGTCACGATAAGCAGGTACAAAGGGAAAAATATCGCCAAAGGAAAAATATGTTTTAAAAGCAAAAAACAATCCGCAGCACAAGTCTGTCAGCAAATTCGCTTTAAAGCACTATCTGACATTGCATTCCATTTTTACACGGCAATACGAGCCGGATCACCTCACCAGTCGTGGTCGACCTCCCGGGTTCAATTTATCGGACTCAACCAAAACACCGTAGAAGTTGATGAAGAAACCCTAAACGTCACGTTCCATCCGGAGCGAATTACTTTCACGACAGGTAACTTGACTCCTCCTGTGGTAAATATTCGTATTCAAGAAAACAAACGTATCATTCACGCAGAATGGCTACGTCAACCACTCAGTCCTATTGCCAAAGATGAAGACGACTTATTTCTGGTCATTTATGACACTCAAGAGCAAGACTCATTAGCTTATCCGTTAGGTAAACGAGGACTACCCGGAACAAAAAAATACCCTTTACACGAAGATTTTACCCCGGCCAACTGTATCGCTTACGTGTTCGCTCTATCTCCTATTAACAGGAGAGCCTCCGTCTCCAAATATTCAAATATCATCCTGGAATAATCACCGATCTATAAAAATTCTACCAAGAGCGCAAAGAACAAGCACGTAGTCATACGTGGCAAACGCTTGTTTCAAGCGCTCCATACCCCGGTGCAACTGTGCTTTCACGGTGTTCTCATTCATATCAAGTCGAGCTGCAATCTCAGCGTACTTACAGCCTTCCACGAAACGTAAAAGACACACTTCCCGACACTTTTCCGGCAACTCGTCAAGCACTTGCCGAATACGGGCAAGGAGTTCTTCATCATCTACCATATCCACGTTCTGCGACTCGATATAGGCCTCCATGTACTTACGATTATTACGATCTTCGATTTGCAGACTTTTCAGGTAATTCAAACAACCATTACGAACGGATGCAAAAAGATAATGTTGAATGGAAGATGTTAACTCCAAACGTTCGGCATTCTCCCATATTTTCAGAAAAACATCCTGCACGATGTCATGCGCTTTATCAGAATCATAGATATACTTTTCCGCGAAAAGATACAACTTCTCGTAATATGTATCGAAAAGAACAGACAAAGCTGTTTCATCCCGACGTTTCAACCCCATAAGTATATCATCACTATCCATGCACTATTTTCACCTATTTCAAGGATTTATTACTCGCAAAGATAACGAATCATCAACAATATCAAACTTCTACACCTTATAAAATACGATACACCTTCCACTCTCGCCTAAAATCACGTTACTCCGGTCAAAGAACTACCATTCTCTCCACTCTTCCGTCACGTCCTCATCGGTCTTCAACCCGGCCACATTTACGGCCGTAATGATAAATTTACAAATATCTTCCCGCTGATCCGTCTCGATCAGTTCATACTCGCACTTCTCGTTCAAAACATTCAAAGCCAGCACAGTTTCTTTAACCTGTCCCATGATGATCTCCTTGTTTTCATCAGCCCGAGACAAAGCATCAATAAATTCCAACAGAATCTCCTCACAAGTCTTCACGTCTTTCTTCCCGTAAGCCGGAACAAATCCTTCCATCTCGTCATCTTCCTCTGGGATCAAGTACTCATACATTGAAGTCAATACATCT
The window above is part of the Butyricimonas paravirosa genome. Proteins encoded here:
- a CDS encoding RNA polymerase sigma-70 factor, whose amino-acid sequence is MDSDDILMGLKRRDETALSVLFDTYYEKLYLFAEKYIYDSDKAHDIVQDVFLKIWENAERLELTSSIQHYLFASVRNGCLNYLKSLQIEDRNNRKYMEAYIESQNVDMVDDEELLARIRQVLDELPEKCREVCLLRFVEGCKYAEIAARLDMNENTVKAQLHRGMERLKQAFATYDYVLVLCALGRIFIDR